Proteins from a single region of Alphaproteobacteria bacterium LSUCC0719:
- a CDS encoding N-acetylmuramoyl-L-alanine amidase, protein MTRSPPSRRQPIDGLLESDAIELLVVHCSDTPDDEPLRARDIQAMHLGFGWDGIGYHRVIGRDGLCEAGRPEYWRGAHVKGANERSLGVCLIGRNSFTAAQMDSLANLLAQWQSRYPKARIVGHRDAVDTHKTCPNFEVAEWWRDRQCQEHGTQMMVCAASLPLRRATSEDSPLETEALFGELVEILEQNGTHTRIRLLVDDYEGWITSEGTLGPVIKGTHRISAASIHAQSAPDVKSPAVMRLSMGACVTVSATTGDWHAISLGNGTTGYIPVRSTLPVDEVEDDFVRIAERFIGTPYLWGGRSAAGIDCSGLLQLALQATGIACPRDSGPQFEWFQAQSRTITVDPTAARRGDIAFWPGHVGIFQSPDRFLHANAHHHAVASEAASDALIRVDAASAAPAIILRLDGRSLKTACS, encoded by the coding sequence ATGACCCGTTCGCCCCCCTCTCGCCGGCAGCCGATAGATGGCCTTCTTGAAAGCGATGCCATTGAATTGCTTGTCGTGCATTGCTCGGACACGCCTGATGACGAACCCTTGCGGGCACGCGACATTCAGGCGATGCATCTTGGTTTTGGATGGGATGGCATTGGCTACCACAGGGTTATCGGGCGTGATGGCCTGTGCGAGGCGGGGCGACCCGAATATTGGCGCGGCGCGCATGTGAAAGGCGCCAATGAGCGAAGCCTTGGCGTATGCCTGATTGGCCGCAACAGCTTTACCGCAGCGCAGATGGACAGTCTGGCCAACCTTCTTGCCCAGTGGCAAAGCCGGTATCCAAAGGCCCGTATTGTCGGCCATCGCGATGCCGTCGACACACACAAAACCTGTCCCAATTTCGAGGTCGCCGAATGGTGGCGGGACCGTCAGTGCCAAGAGCATGGAACACAGATGATGGTCTGCGCCGCCTCATTGCCGCTACGGCGCGCCACATCCGAGGACTCCCCCCTGGAAACGGAAGCCTTGTTCGGGGAATTGGTCGAAATCCTGGAACAGAATGGGACTCATACCCGTATCCGTCTGCTGGTGGATGATTATGAAGGCTGGATCACCAGCGAGGGGACATTGGGGCCCGTCATCAAAGGAACGCATCGGATCAGCGCGGCGTCAATCCACGCGCAATCCGCGCCGGATGTAAAATCACCGGCAGTGATGCGGCTATCGATGGGGGCATGTGTGACCGTTTCAGCAACCACCGGTGACTGGCACGCCATTTCCCTTGGCAATGGCACCACAGGATATATTCCTGTTCGGTCCACCCTGCCGGTCGACGAGGTGGAGGATGATTTTGTCAGGATCGCCGAGCGCTTCATCGGCACGCCCTATCTGTGGGGCGGGCGAAGTGCAGCCGGGATAGATTGTTCGGGACTGCTGCAGCTTGCTCTGCAGGCAACCGGCATTGCCTGTCCACGCGACAGCGGCCCGCAATTCGAATGGTTTCAGGCACAAAGCCGGACAATCACCGTCGACCCAACAGCGGCTCGACGCGGTGACATTGCCTTCTGGCCGGGTCATGTCGGGATATTTCAGTCACCGGACAGGTTCTTACATGCCAACGCACATCATCATGCCGTGGCAAGCGAGGCGGCATCAGACGCATTGATACGCGTTGACGCCGCCTCTGCCGCACCTGCGATCATTCTGCGGCTTGATGGTCGGTCTTTGAAAACAGCTTGTTCCTGA